In one window of Undibacter mobilis DNA:
- a CDS encoding PLP-dependent aminotransferase family protein, protein MTAGAATRTESLMSAIRDRVARRSLRPGDRLPSVRSFARTMGVSPSTVVEAYDRLAAEGVIRAKRGSGFYVTGADLPPLALAEMGPPRERGVDPFWVARQSLDAEASTLKPGCGWLPADWMPHAALRKSLRTISRADDALLADYGNTRGSLNLRRMLLARFADEGMPASADQLMLTNSGTHAIDLVCRLLLQPGDAVLVDDPCYFNFQSLLRAHQARIVSVPFTPSGPDVAAFEQTVATERPRLYITNSALHNPTGATISAQTAHRVLGTAAAHGMIIVEDDIFADFEPTLSPRLALLDGLDRVIRIGSFSKTLSASLRCGYIAARKDWIESLVDLQIATSFGGPSPIAAETIARVLVGGTYRKHMEDVRRRLTRARQKAIDKLAPLGLVPWIVPRGGFYLWCRLPEGCDSTSMAQRCLQDQVVLAPGNVFSASQTASSFLRFNVAQMAHPRIYDAIGNALAAEAKA, encoded by the coding sequence ATGACCGCCGGCGCCGCGACACGCACCGAAAGCCTGATGAGCGCGATCCGCGACCGGGTCGCGCGGCGGTCATTGCGCCCCGGCGACCGCCTGCCCTCGGTGCGCAGTTTTGCCCGGACCATGGGCGTGTCGCCCTCCACCGTGGTCGAGGCCTACGACCGGCTCGCCGCGGAAGGCGTGATCAGGGCCAAGCGCGGCTCGGGCTTTTATGTGACCGGAGCTGATCTGCCGCCGCTCGCTTTGGCGGAGATGGGCCCGCCGCGCGAGCGCGGCGTCGATCCGTTCTGGGTGGCGCGCCAGTCGCTCGATGCCGAAGCCTCGACGCTCAAACCCGGTTGCGGCTGGTTGCCCGCCGACTGGATGCCGCACGCCGCCTTGCGCAAGAGCCTGCGCACCATCAGCCGCGCCGATGACGCGTTGCTGGCCGACTATGGCAACACGCGCGGCTCGCTCAACCTGCGCCGGATGCTGCTCGCCCGTTTTGCCGATGAAGGCATGCCCGCATCCGCCGACCAGCTGATGCTGACGAATTCGGGCACCCACGCGATCGATCTCGTCTGCCGTCTGCTGCTGCAGCCCGGCGATGCAGTGCTGGTGGACGATCCCTGCTACTTCAATTTCCAGTCTTTGCTGCGCGCGCATCAAGCCAGGATCGTCAGCGTGCCGTTTACGCCATCGGGGCCCGATGTCGCAGCATTCGAGCAAACTGTCGCGACGGAAAGGCCCCGCCTCTACATCACCAATTCCGCCCTGCATAACCCGACCGGCGCCACCATCTCGGCGCAGACCGCACATCGTGTGCTCGGCACCGCGGCGGCCCATGGCATGATCATCGTCGAAGATGACATCTTCGCCGATTTCGAGCCAACATTGTCGCCGCGGCTGGCCTTGCTCGATGGCCTCGATCGCGTCATCAGGATCGGCAGTTTCTCGAAGACGCTGTCGGCATCGTTGCGCTGCGGCTATATCGCCGCCCGCAAGGACTGGATCGAGAGCCTGGTCGATTTGCAAATCGCCACCAGTTTCGGCGGCCCCAGCCCCATCGCGGCCGAAACGATCGCACGCGTTCTCGTCGGCGGCACCTACCGCAAGCACATGGAAGACGTGCGCCGGCGGCTCACCCGCGCGCGGCAAAAAGCGATCGACAAACTCGCGCCGCTCGGCCTCGTGCCGTGGATCGTCCCGCGCGGCGGCTTCTATTTGTGGTGCCGCTTGCCTGAGGGCTGCGACTCCACATCGATGGCCCAGCGCTGCCTGCAAGACCAAGTCGTGCTGGCGCCGGGCAATGTGTTCAGCGCTTCACAAACCGCATCGTCGTTTCTGCGCTTCAACGTCGCGCAGATGGCGCATCCGCGAATCTACGACGCCATCGGCAACGCGCTTGCGGCGGAAGCGAAAGCGTAA
- the nhaA gene encoding Na+/H+ antiporter NhaA — protein sequence MTARLEAPRPASTLRRFLDSEAAGGLVLMAAAALALIIANSIAAGAYQAVLHAYIGPLSVAHWINDGLMAVFFLLVGLEIKREILDGQLATWSNRMLPGLGALGGMAVPAAIYVAFNIQSPETLRGWAVPTATDIAFALGVLSLLGSRVPASMKVFLAALAIIDDLGAVVIIAIFYTANISALYLGLAAVTFGALFALNKAGIVRLLPYLILGALLWFLVLRSGVHATVAGVLLAMTIPLRHKRGAPDDARRSPLHALEHALSKPVAFIVVPIFGFANAGVSFAGVGLDTMLSALPAGIAFGLLFGKLVGVFGASVLAIRLGLAAMPLHARWQHLLGVSLLCGIGFTMSLFIGLLAFGDNAALLDQVKIGILAGSFAAGALGYLALRLAGGPKAPAR from the coding sequence ATGACTGCGCGCCTTGAAGCCCCCCGCCCCGCCTCTACATTGCGCCGCTTTCTCGACAGCGAGGCGGCTGGTGGCCTGGTTCTCATGGCGGCAGCCGCGCTGGCCCTCATCATCGCCAATTCGATCGCCGCTGGCGCCTATCAGGCGGTGCTGCACGCCTATATCGGCCCCTTGAGCGTCGCTCACTGGATCAATGACGGCCTGATGGCGGTGTTCTTCCTGCTCGTCGGGCTCGAGATCAAACGCGAAATTCTCGACGGCCAACTGGCCACCTGGTCGAACCGAATGCTGCCCGGCCTCGGCGCACTGGGCGGCATGGCGGTTCCAGCCGCCATCTACGTCGCTTTCAACATCCAGTCGCCTGAGACCTTGCGCGGCTGGGCGGTGCCAACCGCGACCGATATCGCCTTCGCCCTCGGCGTGTTGTCACTGCTCGGCAGCCGCGTGCCGGCGTCGATGAAGGTGTTCCTCGCCGCGCTTGCCATCATCGACGACCTCGGCGCCGTCGTCATCATCGCCATCTTCTATACCGCGAACATCTCGGCGCTTTATCTCGGCCTCGCGGCCGTTACTTTTGGCGCGCTGTTCGCCCTGAACAAAGCCGGCATTGTCCGCCTGCTGCCTTATCTCATTCTCGGTGCATTGCTGTGGTTTCTGGTGCTGCGCTCCGGGGTCCATGCGACGGTCGCCGGCGTGCTGCTGGCGATGACGATTCCGCTCAGGCACAAGCGCGGCGCGCCGGACGACGCGCGGCGCTCGCCGCTGCACGCACTCGAACACGCGCTGAGCAAGCCGGTCGCTTTCATCGTCGTGCCGATCTTCGGTTTCGCCAATGCCGGCGTGTCCTTTGCCGGCGTCGGGCTCGACACGATGCTCAGCGCGCTGCCGGCGGGCATCGCCTTCGGCTTGCTGTTCGGCAAACTTGTCGGCGTGTTCGGGGCCAGCGTACTGGCGATCCGCCTCGGGCTCGCCGCCATGCCCCTGCACGCACGCTGGCAGCACCTGCTCGGTGTGTCCCTGCTTTGCGGCATCGGTTTCACCATGAGCCTGTTCATCGGCCTGCTCGCCTTCGGCGACAATGCCGCCCTGCTCGATCAGGTGAAAATCGGCATTCTCGCCGGATCGTTCGCGGCCGGCGCGCTGGGCTATCTCGCGCTGCGACTGGCCGGCGGCCCGAAAGCCCCTGCACGCTAG